The Flavobacteriales bacterium genome segment TGGGCATATTCCCCTATGGTCATGCCATAGACCACCGGCACGGGATGCATCCCCACGAATGATCTGAATTCTGGTTTCAATACAGGGCCATCCACATAATGGGCGTGCGGATTGGGACGGTCCAGGACTATCACAGGGATATCCTGTTCAGCACAGCTCTCCATGACATAATGCAAGGTGCTGATGTAGGTATAGAAGCGCACTCCCACATCCTGGATGTCAAAAAGGACGACATCAACATCACGCAAAGAGGCTTCACTTGGTTTCTTAGAATCTCCATGAAGGGAATAGATGGCCAGTCCGGTCTGTGCATCCTTCTCATCTGCGATGTGCGCTCCTGCATCTTGATCACCCCTGAATCCATGCTCGGGTGCATAAACATGGGAAATGTCAACACCTAGGCTTAGCAGGGTATCCACCAGATGGGTATTCTCGACCATGGACGTGTGATTGGCCACGATAGCTACACGCTTTTCCTGTATCATGGGAAGGTATTCTGACAGGCGATCAGCGCCTACTTCGAGCCTATCGATCAGCGTCTCGGCCTCGATGGTAGGATGCCCTTCGATGATGACCGTTTCTGTACTCACCCCTAGGCAAGAAATAAGGATCAAGGGCAGTATCCAGCTAACGCTATTTTTG includes the following:
- a CDS encoding DUF1343 domain-containing protein, which translates into the protein MICVKNSVSWILPLILISCLGVSTETVIIEGHPTIEAETLIDRLEVGADRLSEYLPMIQEKRVAIVANHTSMVENTHLVDTLLSLGVDISHVYAPEHGFRGDQDAGAHIADEKDAQTGLAIYSLHGDSKKPSEASLRDVDVVLFDIQDVGVRFYTYISTLHYVMESCAEQDIPVIVLDRPNPHAHYVDGPVLKPEFRSFVGMHPVPVVYGMTIGEYAQMIHGEGWLKDGVKCQLTVVECSDYQRDEEYILPIPPSPNLPSQASIRLYPSLCFFEGTVVSVGRGTDHPFEIIGHPGFAPGSYTFVPKPNKGSKYPKLEGEQCYGQMLGEGASEAVYEQQELEISYLYGYHDFLKDKVDAFFSAPEFFDKLAGTDALRKQLIAGESVEDIRTTWNEDLEAFQQIREKYLIYP